A stretch of Pseudochaenichthys georgianus chromosome 2, fPseGeo1.2, whole genome shotgun sequence DNA encodes these proteins:
- the LOC117456173 gene encoding LOW QUALITY PROTEIN: reticulon-4 receptor-like 2 (The sequence of the model RefSeq protein was modified relative to this genomic sequence to represent the inferred CDS: deleted 1 base in 1 codon), whose product MLTAVCRRHSCCKMLLDATILKAVLLLLLLLLLLAEASCRTHSSWCELGCDCRGDLKFTICSRGLFTQLPSRVPPYTELLDLSDNLISIIPERSFDKNRKLRVLLLQNNNISVVQPGAFSHLEFLQKLDLRWNRISVLIEGFSAGLSFLRELQLAHNRLTRLETHSFLHLDALQRLNLSANSIRSIQVRAFAPMSGLRQLHLQDNRLTSLRSGIFSMLRSLEVLNLAGNQISDMEMGVFKPLTSMSLLNLADNNMSTVYFKTFLSIHSYSMHILLEENPWNCDCDLQRVFRKLRSIQRLFLDDYYNLTCAEPQVLRDYLLMDVDTELCLAETVTVLIITFTVVTTLLATMLMGERKRKKKKRRRTGRSRENIRKSLTTESVYLSFLFSGILAIFPGNCCSSKYLRNICMDRDFQF is encoded by the exons ATGCTGACCGCCGTCTGCAGGAGACACAGCTGCTG TAAGATGCTTCTTGATGCAACAATATTGAAGgcggtgctgctgctgctgctgctgctgctgctgctggcggaGGCGTCCTGCAGGACTCACAGCAGCTGGTGTGAGCTGGGCTGCGACTGTCGAGGAGATCTGAAGTTCACCATCTGCTCTCGAGGACTCTTCACCCAGCTCCCCTCCAGAGTGCCGCCCTACACCGAGCTCCTGGACCTCTCCGACAACCTCATCTCCATCATCCCCGAGCGCTCCTTCGACAAGAACCGCAAGCTGCGCGTGCTTCTGCTGCAGAACAACAACATCAGCGTGGTGCAGCCCGGAGCCTTCTCCCATCTGGAGTTCCTGCAGAAGCTGGACCTGAGGTGGAACCGGATCTCCGTGCTGATCGAGGGGTTCTCCGCCGGGCTGTCCTTCCTGCGGGAGCTGCAGCTGGCTCACAACCGGCTGACGCGCCTGGAGACCCACAGCTTCCTGCACCTGGACGCCCTGCAGAGGCTGAACCTGAGCGCCAACAGCATCCGCTCCATCCAG GTCAGAGCGTTCGCCCCGATGAGCGGCCTGCGGCAGCTCCACCTGCAGGACAACCGTCTGACCTCTCTGCGCAGCGGCATCTTCTCCATGCTGCGCTCCCTGGAGGTCCTCAACCTGGCCGGGAACCAGATCAGCGACATGGAGATGGGCGTGTTCAAACCGCTCACCAGCATGTCCCTGCTCAACCTGGCCGACAACAACATGTCGACGGTGTACTTCAAGACGTTCCTCAGCATCCACTCCTACAGCATGCACATCCTGCTGGAGGAGAACCCGTGGAACTGCGACTGCGATCTGCAGAGAGTTTTCCGGAAGCTGCGCAGCATCCAGAGGCTCTTCCTGGACGACTACTACAACCTGACCTGTGCTGAGCCGCAGGTGCTCAGAGACTACCTGCTGATGGACGTGGACACGGAGCTGTGCCTGGCAGAGACCGTCACCGTGCTCATCATCACCTTcaccgtggtgaccaccttgcTGGCCACCATGCTAATGGgcgagaggaagaggaagaagaagaag agacgacgcACTGGACGCAGCAGGGAGAACATTCGGAAGAGTCTGACTACTGAATCTGTCTATTTAAGTTTCTTATTTTCTGGCATTCTCGCAATATTTCCAGGAAACTGTTGTTCCAGTAAATATCTCAGGAACATCTGCATGGATAGAGATTTTCAATTCTAA
- the mfsd6a gene encoding major facilitator superfamily domain-containing protein 6-A, which translates to MPAEDKVAILTEDEEDQKRKYVLAEPTEDHPAGASETPPQTSVSQLEQQLASSDSINCSERIYLRINMHLLISKVFYFFFYAAYGSLHPLLALYYKQLGMSASRSGLLVGIRYFIEFCSAPFWGVVADRFKKGKAVLLFSVFCWLVFNSGIGFVRPAAMKCVKINPAPVTTTTTTTTTTTTTSTTLPPGNFTSGSTNRSRSRRSFLDQSGLHKMLDSYFPVFHRDKRSVDANITLAPFIPANTTRPTTTSTTTTSPAPTKAKKHEPIYNQDQVESIFLLILLVIIVGEFFSAPALTIVDTVTLQYLGKARDRYGLQRMWGSLGWGLTMLLVGIWIDHTHLIPVIEGLGCIVPEFRNYQIAFIVFGVMMTIAFIVATQFYFEDGSEYQQEVPEAVVEDSPRSTPEEQTPTSPGTSAAQEFHYSDLLRLLSSVRYSSVLFVAWFMGFGYGFVFTFLYWHLEDLQGSTTLFGICSVLSHISELAAYFTSHKFIELVGHVRVLYIGLACNTARYLYISYLKNAWIVLPMEVLQGVTHASVWAACISFLSAAVPPALRTSAQGILQGLHLGLGRGCGAMVGGVFVSYFGAAATFRGIGMASLVILLIFSFIQCLTAENEDKDDKMLAENIPVPSSPVPIATINLVQNQSGTGSPALTRPPAALPVKKTKHQEDQEDVSKPAWVLSGAPWVTVAFAIVQIREMMKMTKNRALTSENQPLQVPNEQASPECEAVSLPHRNPCDDGTETPTQPDTTRPKAPTDSNEDKDQTHPFSPRGEENPAFTGENTH; encoded by the exons ATGCCAGCTGAAGACAAGGTTGCCATCCTGacggaggatgaggaggatcaGAAGAGGAAGTATGTGTTGGCCGAGCCCACCGAGGATCATCCGGCAGGTGCTTCTGAGACGCCACCGCAGACCTCGGTCTCTCAGCTGGAGCAGCAGCTGGCCTCCTCCGACTCCATCAACTGCAGCGAGAGGATTTACCTCCGCATCAACAtgcacctcctcatctccaaagtcttctacttcttcttctacGCCGCctacggctcgctgcaccctctgCTGGCATTGTACTACAAGCAGCTCGGCATGTCGGCCAGCCGCAGCGGGCTCCTCGTCGGCATCCGCTACTTCATCGAGTTCTGCAGCGCCCCGTTCTGGGGGGTGGTGGCCGACCGCTTCAAGAAAGGGAAGGCCGTGCTGCTGTTCTCTGTTTTCTGCTGGCTGGTGTTCAACTCCGGCATCGGCTTCGTCAGACCAGCGGCGATGAAGTGCGTGAAGATAAATCCTGCACCTGTCACCACGACGACTACTACCACGACGACTACCACCACGACTTCCACGACTCTCCCTCCTGGTAACTTCACCAGCGGCTCCACCAACCGCAGCAGGAGTCGGCGGAGTTTTCTGGACCAGTCCGGGCTTCACAAGATGCTAGACTCTTATTTTCCCGTTTTCCACAGAGACAAGCGAAGCGTAGACGCCAACATCACTTTAGCTCCTTTTATTCCGGCTAACACCACCCGCCCCACCACCACAAGCACCACCACAACCTCCCCTGCTCCAACCAAAGCCAAGAAACATGAGCCCATCTACAACCAGGACCAAGTGGAGAGCATCTTCCTGCTCATCCTGCTCGTCATCATCGTGGGCGAGTTCTTCAGCGCCCCAGCCCTCACCATCGTGGACACCGTCACCCTGCAGTACCTCGGGAAGGCCCGTGACCGCTACGGCCTGCAGAGGATGTGGGGCTCCCTGGGCTGGGGGCTGACCATGCTGCTGGTGGGCATCTGGATCGACCACACACACCTCATACCGGTGATCGAAGGCCTGGGCTGCATTGTGCCCGAATTCCGCAACTACCAGATCGCCTTCATTGTCTTCGGCGTGATGATGACCATTGCGTTCATCGTCGCCACGCAGTTTTACTTCGAGGACGGCAGCGAGTACCAGCAGGAGGTCCCGGAGGCGGTGGTGGAGGACAGCCCCAGGTCCACTCCCGAGGAGCAAACTCCCACCAGCCCCGGCACCAGCGCTGCTCAGGAGTTCCACTACAGCGACCTGCTGAGGCTCCTCAGCAGCGTGCGCTACAGCTCCGTGCTCTTCGTCGCCTGGTTCATGGGCTTTGGGTACGGCTTCGTCTTCACCTTCCTGTACTGGCACCTGGAGGACCTGCAGGGCTCCACCACGCTGTTCGGGATCTGCTCCGTCCTCAGCCACATCTCCGAGCTCGCCGCGTACTTCACCAGCCACAAGTTCATCGAGCTGGTCGGACACGTCAG GGTGCTGTATATCGGCCTGGCCTGCAACACGGCGCGCTACCTGTACATCTCGTACCTGAAGAACGCCTGGATCGTGCTGCCCATGGAAGTCCTTCAAG GTGTGACGCACGCCTCAGTTTGGGCCGCCTGCATCTCCTTCCTGAGCGCGGCGGTGCCTCCGGCCCTCAGGACGTCTGCGCAGGGCATCCTGCAGGGCCTGCACCTCGGGTTGGGCCGCGGCTGTGGAGCCATGGTGGGGGGGGTGTTCGTCAGCTACTTTG GCGCTGCAGCGACGTTCAGAGGCATCGGCATGGCCTCCCTAGTCATCCTCCTCATCTTCTCCTTCATCCAGTGCCTCACCGCGGAGAACGAGGACAAAG ACGATAAGATGTTGGCGGAGAACATCCCGGTTCCCTCCAGCCCGGTTCCCATCGCCACCATCAACCTGGTGCAGAACCAGAGCGGCACGGGTAGCCCAGCGCTGACCCGCCCTCCAGCCGCGCTGCCCGTGAAGAAGACCAAACACCAGGAGGACCAGGAGGACGTCAGCAAGCCGGCCTGGGTGCTCTCCGGCGCCCCCTGGGTCACCGTGGCCTTCGCCATCGTGCAGATCAGAGAGATGATGAAGATGACGAAGAACCGTGCGCTGACATCAGAGAATCAACCGCTGCAG GTACCTAATGAGCAGGCGTCGCCCGAGTGCGAGGCGGTGTCGTTGCCGCACAGAAACCCGTGTGATGACGGCACAGAAACTCCCACGCAGCCAGACACCACCCGCCCCAAAGCACCCACAGACTCTAACGAGGACAAAGACCAAACGCACCCTTTCTCACCCAGAGGAGAGGAAAACCCAGCCTTCACAGGCGAAAACACACACTGA